In the genome of Solibacillus silvestris, one region contains:
- the eno gene encoding phosphopyruvate hydratase (catalyzes the formation of phosphoenolpyruvate from 2-phospho-D-glycerate in glycolysis): MPFITQVYAREVLDSRGNPTVEVEVFTESGAFGRAIVPSGASTGEYEAVELRDGDKGRYLGKGVEKAVENVNTIIAEELEGQYSVLDQVVIDQALIELDGTENKGKLGANAILGVSMAVAHAAADYLDIPLYQYLGGFNSKQLPVPMMNILNGGAHADNNVDIQEFMVMPVGAKSFKEALRMGTEIFHNLKTVLKEKGHNTAVGDEGGFAPNLGSNEEAITVIIEAVEKAGYKMGEEIRLAMDVASSELYNKETGKYVLAGEGVEKTSEEMVAWYEELTSKYPIISIEDGLDENDWAGHKLLTERIGDRVQLVGDDLFVTNTTKLSRGIEEGVGNSILIKVNQIGTLTETFEAIEMAKRAGYTAVISHRSGESEDNTIADIAVATNAGQIKTGAPSRTDRVAKYNQLLRIEDQLGATSRFEGLKSFYNIK; encoded by the coding sequence ATGCCATTCATTACTCAAGTATATGCTCGTGAAGTATTAGATTCTCGCGGTAACCCAACAGTAGAAGTAGAAGTATTCACAGAATCAGGCGCATTCGGCCGTGCTATCGTGCCATCGGGTGCTTCAACTGGTGAATATGAAGCAGTGGAATTACGCGATGGAGACAAAGGCCGTTACTTAGGTAAAGGTGTTGAAAAAGCGGTAGAAAACGTCAACACAATTATCGCGGAAGAACTTGAAGGTCAATATTCTGTATTGGACCAAGTTGTGATCGACCAAGCGTTAATCGAACTTGATGGAACAGAAAACAAAGGTAAATTAGGTGCAAACGCAATTTTAGGTGTGTCAATGGCAGTAGCGCACGCAGCAGCTGACTACTTAGACATTCCTTTATACCAATACTTAGGTGGCTTCAACTCGAAGCAATTACCAGTACCAATGATGAACATCTTAAACGGTGGTGCACACGCGGACAACAACGTGGACATTCAAGAATTCATGGTAATGCCAGTAGGTGCTAAATCATTCAAAGAAGCATTACGTATGGGTACAGAAATCTTCCATAACTTAAAAACAGTATTGAAAGAAAAAGGCCACAACACAGCTGTAGGTGACGAAGGCGGATTCGCTCCAAACTTAGGTTCAAACGAAGAAGCAATCACGGTGATCATCGAAGCAGTTGAAAAAGCCGGCTACAAAATGGGCGAAGAAATCCGCTTAGCAATGGACGTTGCGTCTTCAGAGCTTTACAACAAAGAAACAGGCAAATACGTTTTAGCTGGTGAAGGCGTAGAAAAAACTTCTGAAGAAATGGTTGCTTGGTACGAAGAGTTAACTTCTAAATACCCAATCATCTCAATCGAAGACGGTTTAGATGAAAACGACTGGGCTGGCCACAAGCTATTAACAGAGCGTATCGGTGACCGCGTACAATTAGTTGGTGACGATCTATTCGTAACAAACACAACGAAATTGTCTCGCGGGATTGAAGAAGGCGTTGGCAACTCAATCTTAATCAAAGTAAACCAAATCGGTACATTAACAGAAACATTTGAAGCAATCGAAATGGCAAAACGCGCTGGCTACACAGCTGTAATCTCTCACCGTTCAGGCGAATCAGAAGACAACACAATCGCTGACATCGCTGTTGCAACAAATGCAGGCCAAATCAAAACAGGTGCACCATCTCGTACGGACCGCGTTGCGAAGTACAACCAATTACTACGCATCGAAGACCAATTAGGCGCAACTAGCCGTTTTGAAGGGCTAAAATCTTTCTACAATATTAAATAA
- a CDS encoding 2,3-bisphosphoglycerate-independent phosphoglycerate mutase (catalyzes the interconversion of 2-phosphoglycerate and 3-phosphoglycerate), which yields MPKQPVALIILDGFAFRDEVKGNAVAQANKPNFDRYWQAYPHATLIASGEAVGLPEGQMGNSEVGHLNIGAGRIVYQSLTRIHKSIRDGDFFRNESFLAAVEHAKAHGSKLHLMGLLSDGGVHSHYEHLFALLKLAKANGLEQVYVHGFLDGRDVGPTTALEYILETEKQMKEIGIGKFASIHGRYYAMDRDRRWERVGLTYNALVDGIGQTASSATAGVQSSYERELHDEFVVPFVVTEEGRPAATISTNDAVIFFNFRPDRAIQLSSLLTNEKFDAMPRSENHPTNLKFVTFTHYSDDVVADVAYENDNLVNTVGEVISKAGKTQLRIAETEKYPHVTFFMSGGREETFAGEERILIASPKVATYDLKPEMSAYEVTDSLLEAIAGEKFDAIILNFANPDMVGHSGMLKPTIKAIETVDECLGKIVDAITAKGGYAIITADHGNSDEVVTLDDKPMTAHTTNPVPVIVTKPGVMLYEDGILADLAPTMLELLNIAQPAEMTGKSLVMPSEQ from the coding sequence ATGCCTAAACAACCGGTAGCATTAATAATTTTAGACGGCTTTGCCTTTCGTGATGAAGTAAAAGGTAATGCCGTAGCACAAGCAAATAAACCGAATTTCGACCGTTACTGGCAAGCCTACCCACATGCAACTTTAATAGCAAGTGGTGAAGCGGTAGGTCTACCGGAAGGCCAAATGGGGAACTCTGAAGTTGGACACTTGAATATCGGGGCTGGACGCATTGTGTACCAGTCCCTGACACGTATTCACAAATCGATTCGTGATGGGGATTTCTTCCGTAATGAATCGTTTCTTGCAGCTGTTGAACATGCAAAAGCACATGGTTCGAAGCTCCATTTGATGGGTCTTCTTTCAGATGGCGGTGTTCATAGTCACTATGAGCATCTATTTGCCTTATTGAAATTGGCTAAAGCAAATGGTCTTGAGCAAGTATATGTTCACGGCTTTCTGGATGGCCGCGATGTCGGTCCAACGACAGCACTTGAATATATTTTGGAAACAGAAAAACAGATGAAAGAAATTGGGATCGGGAAGTTCGCATCGATTCATGGCCGTTACTATGCAATGGACCGTGACCGTCGCTGGGAACGTGTCGGCTTAACGTACAATGCATTAGTTGATGGAATCGGACAAACAGCTTCTTCCGCAACAGCAGGTGTCCAGTCTTCCTATGAACGTGAACTACATGATGAATTCGTTGTGCCGTTTGTCGTGACTGAAGAAGGCCGACCTGCCGCAACGATCAGCACGAACGATGCGGTCATTTTCTTTAACTTCCGTCCGGACCGTGCGATTCAATTATCGTCTTTATTGACAAATGAAAAATTTGATGCAATGCCACGCTCTGAAAATCATCCGACGAATCTGAAATTTGTTACTTTTACACATTACAGCGATGATGTCGTAGCAGATGTAGCATACGAAAATGATAATTTAGTTAATACAGTCGGTGAGGTTATTTCAAAAGCTGGCAAAACACAACTGCGCATTGCGGAAACGGAAAAATATCCGCATGTCACGTTCTTTATGAGCGGTGGACGTGAAGAAACATTTGCTGGCGAGGAGCGTATTTTAATCGCCTCTCCAAAAGTGGCGACTTACGACTTGAAGCCTGAAATGAGTGCGTATGAAGTGACGGATTCTTTACTGGAAGCTATTGCAGGAGAGAAGTTCGATGCGATCATTTTAAACTTTGCAAACCCGGATATGGTCGGACATTCCGGAATGCTTAAACCAACGATTAAAGCAATCGAAACAGTGGATGAGTGCCTAGGTAAAATCGTTGATGCGATTACTGCTAAAGGCGGTTATGCGATCATTACAGCTGATCATGGCAACTCAGATGAAGTGGTGACACTGGATGACAAGCCAATGACAGCACATACGACAAACCCGGTACCGGTGATTGTGACGAAGCCTGGTGTCATGCTTTATGAAGACGGCATTTTAGCCGATCTGGCACCGACGATGCTTGAATTACTTAATATTGCCCAGCCTGCAGAGATGACAGGGAAATCGTTAGTTATGCCAAGCGAACAGTAA
- the tpiA gene encoding triose-phosphate isomerase (Reversibly isomerizes the ketone sugar dihydroxyacetone phosphate to the aldehyde sugar glyceraldehyde-3-phosphate), with protein sequence MRKPIIAGNWKMYKSFDEAVDFIEEIQQEVPSPDKVDAVICAPALYLPTLVVGAEDSSLAIGAQNMHFEDEGAFTGEISPKMLSNVNVDYVILGHSERRELFNETDEAINKKVRAALNYGIVPIICCGETLEEREAGQTEAKVARQITKALKDFAPIEVEHMVIAYEPIWAIGTGKTATAEDANTVCCAIRLAVETLYGKDTAEKVRIQYGGSVKPENIEELLSQEHIDGALVGGASLQPASFMKLLEAAANA encoded by the coding sequence ATGAGAAAACCGATCATAGCAGGAAACTGGAAAATGTATAAGTCCTTTGATGAGGCAGTTGATTTTATCGAAGAAATCCAACAAGAGGTTCCTTCTCCGGATAAAGTTGATGCGGTCATCTGTGCACCTGCATTATATTTACCGACACTTGTCGTAGGGGCAGAAGATTCAAGCCTGGCAATTGGCGCGCAAAACATGCACTTTGAAGACGAAGGAGCATTTACAGGCGAGATCAGCCCGAAAATGCTTTCGAATGTCAATGTCGATTATGTCATTTTAGGACATTCGGAGCGTCGTGAGCTATTCAACGAAACAGACGAAGCGATCAACAAAAAAGTCCGTGCTGCTCTTAATTACGGTATTGTACCGATTATTTGCTGCGGCGAAACATTGGAAGAGCGTGAAGCGGGTCAAACCGAAGCAAAAGTAGCACGCCAAATTACAAAAGCGTTAAAAGACTTTGCTCCAATTGAAGTTGAGCATATGGTCATTGCGTATGAACCAATCTGGGCAATCGGAACAGGGAAAACAGCTACTGCGGAAGATGCGAATACAGTATGCTGTGCAATCCGTCTGGCGGTTGAAACATTATACGGAAAAGATACAGCTGAAAAAGTGCGCATTCAATACGGTGGCAGTGTAAAGCCTGAGAACATTGAAGAGCTTTTATCACAAGAACATATCGATGGCGCATTAGTAGGAGGAGCAAGCCTACAACCAGCATCATTCATGAAATTATTGGAGGCGGCAGCAAATGCCTAA
- the pgk gene encoding phosphoglycerate kinase (Converts 3-phospho-D-glycerate to 3-phospho-D-glyceroyl phosphate during the glycolysis pathway), which produces MFLKKSMNDVDVKGKRVFVRVDFNVPMDEGRITDETRIRAAIPTIEQLVNAGAKVILASHLGRPKGEVNEDMRLTAVGERLSELMDKPVKKLDESIGSDVEAAVNNMQDGEIILLENVRFHKGEEKNDEALAEEFAKLADLYVNDAFGAAHRAHASTEGIAKHVPAVSGLLMEKELDVLGKALSNPERPFTAIIGGAKVKDKIGVIENLLDKVDHLIIGGGLVFTFVKAMGHDIGKSLLEEDKIELAKSFIEQAKEKGVQLHMPVDAVVANEFSKDAETQVVAIDAIPSDWMGLDIGPKTAENYAEVIKQSKLIIWNGPMGVFEMEKFANGTKTVADAMATTDGYTIIGGGDSAAAVEKFEVASKMDHISTGGGASLELMEGKELPGIVALNDK; this is translated from the coding sequence ATGTTTTTAAAGAAATCAATGAACGATGTAGATGTAAAAGGAAAACGCGTATTTGTGCGTGTCGATTTTAATGTGCCGATGGATGAGGGCCGCATTACCGACGAAACGCGTATTCGTGCAGCTATTCCAACAATTGAACAATTAGTAAACGCTGGAGCAAAAGTAATTTTAGCTTCACATCTTGGCCGTCCAAAAGGCGAAGTGAATGAGGACATGCGCTTAACAGCAGTCGGCGAGCGTCTTTCGGAATTGATGGACAAGCCAGTCAAAAAATTGGATGAATCAATTGGTTCAGATGTAGAAGCAGCGGTTAACAATATGCAAGACGGCGAAATTATCCTGCTTGAAAATGTTCGTTTCCATAAAGGCGAAGAGAAAAACGACGAAGCATTGGCAGAAGAGTTTGCGAAATTAGCGGATCTTTATGTAAACGATGCGTTTGGCGCAGCTCACCGTGCACATGCTTCAACAGAGGGCATTGCAAAACATGTACCGGCTGTATCAGGTCTATTAATGGAAAAAGAACTGGACGTATTAGGAAAAGCTTTATCCAATCCGGAGCGCCCGTTCACAGCGATTATTGGTGGAGCGAAAGTTAAAGATAAAATCGGGGTTATTGAAAACCTGTTGGATAAAGTGGATCACCTGATTATCGGCGGCGGTTTAGTATTTACGTTCGTAAAAGCGATGGGTCACGATATCGGGAAGTCATTGCTGGAAGAAGATAAAATCGAGCTGGCAAAAAGCTTTATCGAACAAGCGAAAGAAAAAGGTGTACAGCTGCATATGCCGGTCGATGCTGTCGTAGCAAACGAGTTTTCTAAAGATGCGGAAACTCAAGTTGTGGCAATCGATGCAATTCCATCTGATTGGATGGGACTGGATATCGGACCGAAAACGGCTGAAAACTATGCAGAAGTTATTAAGCAATCAAAATTAATCATTTGGAACGGACCAATGGGTGTATTCGAAATGGAAAAATTCGCAAACGGTACGAAAACAGTAGCGGATGCAATGGCAACAACAGACGGCTACACAATTATCGGCGGCGGTGACTCTGCTGCAGCGGTAGAAAAATTCGAAGTCGCTTCGAAAATGGACCATATTTCAACAGGCGGCGGTGCTTCATTAGAGTTAATGGAGGGTAAAGAATTACCGGGAATTGTTGCGTTAAACGATAAATAA
- a CDS encoding type I glyceraldehyde-3-phosphate dehydrogenase has protein sequence MALQLAINGFGRIGRLVFREAMKHEEFEVVAVNDLTDAKQLAHLLKYDSVHGVYDADVQAEEDAFIVNGKRIQVLSEKDPANLPWGELGVDVVLECTGRWRSMEEVSKHIEAGAKKAILSAPAQGDMPTYVMGVNHTEYDPAQNVISNASCTTNCLAPLAKVLDEKFGIKRGMMTTIHSYTNDQRILDFPHSDPRRARAGAVSMIPTTTGAAIAVSKVLPQLKGKLDGFSMRVPTPNVSCVDLVVELDKDVTTDSINAALKEASEGDLKGILAYNELPLVSIDYNGNPASSTIDGLSTMVMEGRMAKVVSWYDNEIGYSTRLMDLALYIAKQGIEKA, from the coding sequence ATGGCATTACAATTAGCAATCAATGGTTTTGGACGAATCGGACGTTTAGTATTCCGTGAAGCAATGAAGCACGAGGAATTTGAAGTAGTTGCAGTAAATGATTTAACTGATGCGAAACAACTTGCACATTTATTAAAATATGACTCAGTACATGGAGTGTATGATGCAGACGTTCAAGCGGAAGAAGATGCATTTATCGTAAACGGCAAACGCATTCAAGTGCTTTCAGAAAAAGATCCTGCAAATTTACCATGGGGTGAACTTGGTGTAGATGTAGTTTTAGAATGTACAGGTAGATGGCGTTCAATGGAAGAAGTATCAAAACATATCGAAGCCGGCGCGAAAAAAGCAATCCTTTCTGCACCAGCACAAGGCGATATGCCAACATATGTAATGGGTGTTAACCATACGGAATATGACCCAGCACAAAATGTTATTTCAAATGCTTCTTGTACGACAAACTGCTTAGCACCACTTGCAAAAGTGTTGGATGAAAAGTTCGGCATCAAACGTGGTATGATGACAACAATTCACTCTTATACAAATGACCAACGTATCCTTGACTTCCCGCACTCTGACCCACGTCGTGCACGTGCAGGCGCGGTATCAATGATTCCGACAACTACTGGTGCAGCAATTGCGGTATCAAAAGTATTGCCACAATTAAAAGGCAAATTGGATGGTTTCTCAATGCGTGTTCCAACACCAAACGTTTCATGTGTTGACTTAGTTGTTGAATTGGATAAAGACGTAACAACAGATTCAATTAACGCAGCATTAAAAGAAGCATCTGAAGGCGATTTAAAAGGCATTCTTGCATACAACGAATTACCATTAGTATCAATCGACTACAATGGTAACCCGGCTTCATCTACAATTGACGGTTTATCAACAATGGTAATGGAAGGTCGTATGGCAAAAGTTGTTTCTTGGTATGATAACGAAATCGGCTACTCTACTCGTTTAATGGATTTAGCTTTATATATCGCTAAACAAGGAATCGAAAAAGCATAA
- a CDS encoding thiol-disulfide isomerase — translation MIIKFYSKPDCGLCIEGLHTLKIVQEDIDFTIEHYNIEEDDEAHEKYMLMIPVVEHNGDVVQYGQLDYATLYEALVD, via the coding sequence ATGATCATCAAATTTTATTCAAAACCGGACTGCGGACTTTGCATAGAAGGACTCCATACGTTAAAAATTGTGCAGGAAGACATCGACTTTACGATTGAGCATTACAATATAGAAGAAGATGATGAAGCGCATGAAAAGTATATGCTCATGATTCCTGTCGTTGAGCATAACGGGGATGTTGTGCAATACGGACAGCTCGATTATGCGACATTGTACGAGGCGCTGGTGGACTAG
- a CDS encoding methanol dehydrogenase: MRLMVSLLIWVMLVPLQAMAAIPEKPAYNSYVYDYANVLSDDVEQNLIQSAKALEGSTGNVIVMMTIDTIDGMDAFEFGTETMRSWGIGDEALDNGMLIFATTEQGPGQNDVWITVGGGLEGEYPDGKLGSMIDTYMMPYLADGDYTNAFASIFSAFYDEMGGEAGGADLVQPVASNEDDGISIGFIIMIIIIYFIITKFGGGGGPGGRRRTARRVYRSGGFGGFGGGFGGGGGSSGGFGGFGGGGSFGGGAGRKF; encoded by the coding sequence GTGAGACTAATGGTATCGCTTTTAATATGGGTAATGCTCGTACCACTCCAGGCGATGGCAGCCATACCGGAAAAACCAGCCTACAATTCTTACGTTTATGATTACGCTAACGTTTTGTCCGATGATGTGGAACAAAACTTGATTCAGTCGGCAAAAGCGCTTGAAGGTTCAACGGGAAATGTCATTGTTATGATGACGATTGATACGATCGATGGAATGGATGCGTTTGAGTTTGGTACGGAGACGATGCGCAGCTGGGGAATCGGTGATGAAGCGCTTGATAACGGGATGCTTATTTTTGCGACAACCGAGCAAGGACCGGGGCAAAATGATGTGTGGATTACGGTCGGCGGCGGTCTGGAAGGAGAATATCCGGACGGAAAGCTCGGCAGTATGATCGATACGTATATGATGCCATATCTAGCTGATGGTGATTATACGAATGCGTTTGCCAGTATCTTCTCCGCTTTTTATGATGAAATGGGTGGTGAAGCAGGCGGCGCGGATCTAGTACAGCCTGTTGCATCAAATGAGGATGATGGGATTTCAATCGGTTTCATTATAATGATCATTATTATTTACTTCATCATTACGAAGTTTGGTGGTGGCGGTGGCCCAGGTGGACGCCGACGCACAGCACGCCGGGTATACCGTAGTGGCGGTTTCGGTGGTTTTGGAGGCGGCTTCGGCGGTGGCGGCGGTTCATCGGGCGGCTTTGGCGGCTTCGGTGGAGGCGGCTCGTTCGGCGGAGGCGCGGGCAGGAAGTTCTAG
- a CDS encoding LemA family protein translates to MFKKNERGSAVLVALIAIVALIVIAAMLVVPKYNKLVTGEETVDAAWAQVENQLQRRFDLVPNLVNTVKGYAEHEEEIFTQIADARTQYGNANTVEETANANNELSSALSRLLVVVENYPNLKADVQFTRLMDELAGTENRLTVARKDYNDTVQQFNNDVRRFPGNLIAGMFSFEQKDYFEIKEGVEEAPAVDFGD, encoded by the coding sequence ATGTTTAAAAAAAATGAACGAGGCAGTGCGGTATTGGTCGCCCTTATTGCAATTGTTGCATTGATCGTCATTGCGGCAATGCTTGTCGTGCCAAAATACAATAAACTGGTAACAGGTGAAGAAACGGTGGACGCAGCATGGGCGCAAGTCGAAAACCAGCTGCAGCGTCGATTTGATTTAGTGCCGAACTTAGTAAATACGGTTAAAGGCTATGCCGAACATGAGGAAGAAATTTTCACACAGATTGCAGATGCCCGAACACAATATGGGAATGCCAATACAGTAGAAGAAACGGCGAATGCTAATAATGAGCTATCTTCTGCATTGTCCCGTTTACTCGTTGTAGTTGAAAACTATCCGAATTTAAAAGCGGATGTACAATTTACGAGGTTAATGGATGAATTGGCAGGGACGGAAAATCGTCTAACGGTAGCGCGTAAAGATTATAATGACACGGTTCAGCAGTTTAATAATGATGTTCGCCGCTTCCCAGGAAACTTAATCGCGGGTATGTTCAGCTTTGAACAAAAAGACTACTTCGAAATTAAAGAAGGTGTGGAAGAAGCACCGGCTGTCGATTTTGGCGATTAA
- a CDS encoding spore gernimation protein GerQ, producing MYTQSSQSQDNQMPLSTNHGAHELLDVHEVLSAMIGGLNQYVLLRDQVQDSELLSIMDRQYAFMLDEYNITVEAFKTGHDPKHPTRTYNMNMGNDTIYGLKPGEPKKPITSASEINDGIISGFLLSCHKAGATGKTGAALESTNPVVRRVLQDSVPNCIEMAYEISLYQNKKGYYQVPQLSPQDMSAMLNMYGKADQAKNMPN from the coding sequence ATGTATACCCAATCATCTCAATCTCAAGACAATCAAATGCCCCTTTCAACAAATCATGGTGCCCATGAACTTCTGGATGTTCATGAAGTACTAAGCGCTATGATCGGCGGATTAAACCAATATGTTTTACTTCGCGACCAAGTTCAAGATAGCGAGCTTCTTTCTATTATGGATCGCCAGTATGCGTTTATGCTTGATGAGTATAATATTACTGTGGAAGCCTTTAAAACAGGTCATGATCCAAAACATCCTACACGCACCTACAATATGAATATGGGCAACGATACTATTTACGGCTTAAAACCAGGTGAGCCGAAAAAGCCGATCACTTCGGCAAGTGAAATTAATGATGGCATTATTTCAGGTTTCTTGCTCAGCTGCCATAAAGCTGGGGCTACAGGAAAAACAGGTGCTGCTTTAGAAAGCACAAACCCGGTAGTACGTCGCGTGCTACAAGATTCAGTACCAAACTGCATTGAAATGGCCTATGAAATTTCATTGTACCAAAACAAAAAAGGCTATTATCAAGTGCCACAACTATCTCCACAGGACATGAGCGCAATGCTCAATATGTATGGCAAAGCAGATCAAGCGAAAAACATGCCTAACTAG
- a CDS encoding asparagine synthase yields the protein MKNIREGLIPTVLGSAVTATGYAMKQKIGTNKMLANTIFGFGLAHIVLGAIDLVEHRK from the coding sequence ATGAAAAATATTCGTGAAGGTTTAATTCCGACTGTACTTGGATCAGCTGTCACTGCAACGGGGTATGCAATGAAACAAAAAATCGGTACGAACAAGATGCTTGCCAATACCATTTTCGGTTTCGGCCTTGCCCATATTGTATTAGGAGCAATTGACCTTGTAGAACATCGTAAGTAA
- a CDS encoding L-2-haloalkanoic acid dehalogenase: MFKAALFDLDGTLLNRDQSVELFINEQYERLYELLSHVPKEQYISRFIELDNHGYVWKDKVYQQLIDEFKISSITWEELLQDYIEEFKHHCVAFPHIHEMLEELKNNKIALGMITNGYGQFQMDNMKALDIEKYFDVILVSEWEGIKKPNPQIFRNALKKLNVEPSESVFIGDHPDNDVKAAQNVGMKGIWKKDNQWTCVEADAIIDDYLELPLILKKLDFSIHSHTK; encoded by the coding sequence ATGTTTAAAGCTGCATTATTTGATTTAGATGGAACGTTATTGAATCGTGATCAATCGGTTGAGCTTTTTATAAACGAGCAATATGAAAGATTGTATGAGTTACTTTCTCATGTCCCAAAAGAGCAATATATTTCAAGGTTTATCGAATTAGATAATCACGGATATGTTTGGAAGGATAAAGTATACCAACAACTGATCGATGAATTTAAAATATCTTCAATAACTTGGGAAGAACTCCTCCAAGATTATATTGAAGAATTCAAACATCATTGTGTAGCATTTCCTCATATTCATGAAATGTTGGAGGAGCTAAAAAACAATAAAATCGCTTTGGGCATGATTACAAATGGGTACGGTCAGTTCCAGATGGATAACATGAAAGCTTTGGACATCGAGAAATATTTTGACGTAATATTAGTATCCGAGTGGGAAGGTATCAAGAAACCTAATCCCCAAATCTTTAGGAATGCATTAAAAAAATTAAACGTGGAACCTTCAGAAAGTGTATTTATTGGTGACCATCCTGATAATGATGTGAAAGCCGCCCAAAATGTAGGAATGAAGGGAATTTGGAAAAAAGATAATCAATGGACTTGTGTAGAAGCAGATGCAATAATTGATGATTATTTAGAACTTCCTTTGATATTGAAGAAATTAGATTTTAGCATACATAGTCATACAAAATAA
- a CDS encoding nucleotide-binding protein translates to MGEGKGTFQKWRKKVNKKVTTLSSKTSFAVDRSKLRKQINGIEEEIKILKQQIGEIVNLNRNSLFSVSMVNYQLAQIEAKENAIAQLEKDIEELNELSKLAGVEEEELVPDYKAKQTIDDITASYIYNCANCNECYDEPKKFCEECGYNMD, encoded by the coding sequence ATGGGTGAAGGGAAAGGCACATTTCAGAAATGGAGGAAGAAAGTCAACAAGAAGGTGACAACGCTTAGCAGTAAAACGTCTTTTGCGGTCGACCGGTCCAAACTGCGAAAACAAATCAATGGAATTGAAGAAGAAATCAAAATACTGAAACAGCAAATCGGGGAAATCGTCAATTTGAACCGCAACAGCCTGTTTTCGGTCAGCATGGTGAATTATCAGCTCGCACAAATTGAGGCGAAAGAAAACGCGATTGCGCAGCTGGAAAAAGATATTGAAGAATTAAATGAACTTAGTAAATTAGCGGGTGTCGAAGAGGAGGAATTAGTGCCCGACTATAAAGCAAAGCAAACGATTGATGATATTACGGCGTCATATATATATAATTGCGCCAACTGCAATGAATGCTACGATGAACCGAAAAAGTTTTGCGAGGAGTGTGGTTATAACATGGATTAA